From the Burkholderia ubonensis genome, one window contains:
- the greB gene encoding transcription elongation factor GreB → MNKAFVKESDGDDDDLDQAQTAIPAGSKNYITPAGHKRLRDELLNLIDAERPEVVRLVSWAASNGDRSENGDYIYGKRRLREIDRRIRFLTKRLDIAEVVDASRQENTDQVFFGATVDYATPDGEEHTITIVGIDEVDLDHGHVSWISPVARALLKAKIGDTVTLMTPAGPQPIDVLDVRYPARDDA, encoded by the coding sequence ATGAACAAGGCGTTTGTGAAAGAGTCGGACGGCGACGACGACGATCTCGACCAGGCCCAGACGGCGATCCCGGCGGGCTCGAAGAACTACATCACGCCCGCGGGGCACAAGCGCCTCAGGGACGAGCTGCTGAACCTGATCGACGCCGAGCGGCCCGAAGTCGTGCGGCTCGTGTCGTGGGCGGCGTCGAACGGCGACCGCTCCGAGAACGGTGACTACATCTACGGCAAGCGGCGGTTGCGCGAGATCGATCGGCGCATCCGTTTCCTCACGAAGCGGCTCGACATCGCCGAAGTGGTCGACGCGAGCCGGCAGGAGAACACCGACCAGGTGTTCTTCGGCGCGACCGTCGACTATGCGACGCCGGACGGCGAGGAACACACGATCACGATCGTCGGCATCGACGAGGTCGATCTCGACCACGGTCACGTGAGCTGGATCTCGCCCGTCGCGCGCGCGCTGCTGAAGGCGAAGATCGGCGACACCGTCACGCTGATGACGCCCGCCGGCCCGCAGCCGATCGACGTGCTCGACGTGCGCTATCCGGCGCGGGACGACGCATGA
- a CDS encoding sialidase family protein — protein MVAVKSFAAGCALWLAALSVAGAHEAAKPADPHAAHMGAQTAPAPQKQPLATGAAFDKRHRLWVAWVEGEHVVVAHSDDAGRTLSAPVTVNAMPEPIYTSAENRPKVATSPDGRAIYVSWSMPLDAPYTGMVRFSRSLDGGATWSVPITVHRDRQMITHRFDMMAVDPAGRIHLAWIDKRDLGAAKAAGQAYDGAAVYYAVSRDGGASFEPERKVADHTCECCRIAMAIDPAGRVEAAWRNVFPGQIRDHALAVLPIAASEPVAPLRATFSNWHVEACPDHGPALAITADGTRHLAWFGVVDGRADVFYSRIGADGQPLGAAWAFGANPAAPGEQASHAALVARGDVVWLAWKAFDGDTMQIKLRRSDDRGAHWSDPRVIASTSGASDNPQLLDDAGRVYLSWRTRNDGYRLIAVEGGQ, from the coding sequence ATGGTCGCTGTGAAATCGTTCGCGGCAGGCTGCGCGCTCTGGCTCGCGGCGCTGTCGGTCGCCGGTGCGCATGAGGCGGCGAAGCCTGCCGATCCGCATGCCGCGCACATGGGCGCGCAGACGGCGCCCGCACCGCAGAAGCAGCCGCTCGCGACGGGCGCTGCGTTCGACAAGCGGCATCGGCTGTGGGTCGCGTGGGTGGAGGGCGAGCATGTGGTCGTCGCGCATTCCGACGACGCGGGCCGCACGCTGTCGGCGCCCGTCACCGTCAACGCGATGCCCGAGCCGATCTATACGAGCGCCGAGAATCGCCCGAAGGTCGCGACGAGCCCGGACGGCCGCGCGATCTACGTATCGTGGTCGATGCCGCTCGACGCGCCGTACACGGGGATGGTGCGCTTCTCGCGCTCGCTCGACGGCGGCGCGACGTGGAGCGTGCCGATCACCGTGCACCGCGACCGGCAGATGATCACGCACCGCTTCGACATGATGGCGGTCGACCCGGCGGGCCGGATCCATCTGGCGTGGATCGACAAGCGCGACCTGGGCGCGGCGAAGGCGGCCGGGCAGGCGTACGACGGCGCGGCCGTCTATTACGCGGTGTCGCGCGACGGCGGCGCGTCGTTCGAGCCCGAGCGCAAGGTCGCCGACCACACGTGTGAGTGCTGCCGGATCGCGATGGCGATCGATCCGGCCGGGCGCGTCGAGGCCGCGTGGCGCAACGTGTTCCCCGGGCAGATCCGCGATCATGCGCTCGCGGTGCTGCCGATCGCGGCATCGGAGCCGGTTGCGCCGCTGCGCGCGACGTTCTCGAACTGGCACGTCGAGGCGTGTCCCGATCACGGTCCGGCGCTCGCGATCACGGCCGACGGCACGCGCCATCTCGCATGGTTCGGCGTCGTCGACGGTCGCGCCGATGTGTTCTATTCGCGGATCGGCGCCGACGGGCAGCCGCTCGGCGCCGCCTGGGCGTTCGGCGCGAATCCGGCCGCGCCCGGCGAGCAGGCGTCGCATGCGGCGCTCGTCGCGCGCGGCGACGTCGTGTGGCTCGCGTGGAAAGCGTTCGACGGCGACACGATGCAGATCAAGCTGCGCCGCTCGGACGATCGCGGCGCGCACTGGTCGGACCCGCGCGTGATCGCATCGACGTCGGGCGCAAGCGACAACCCGCAACTGCTCGACGACGCGGGGCGTGTCTATCTGTCGTGGCGCACGCGCAATGACGGTTATCGCCTGATCGCGGTGGAGGGCGGGCAATGA
- a CDS encoding cold-shock protein: MDTGIVKWFNDAKGFGFITSDNGGEDLFAHFSEIKMDGFKTLKENQRVSFDVKVGPKGKQAANIQAI; the protein is encoded by the coding sequence ATGGATACCGGTATCGTGAAATGGTTTAACGATGCTAAAGGTTTCGGTTTTATCACGTCAGACAATGGCGGTGAGGATCTGTTTGCGCACTTTTCCGAAATCAAGATGGATGGCTTCAAAACGCTGAAGGAAAATCAGCGTGTTTCCTTCGACGTGAAAGTCGGGCCGAAAGGCAAGCAGGCTGCGAATATCCAGGCGATCTGA
- a CDS encoding RelA/SpoT family protein produces MSTTPSSASADPTTEATAQSPARQYIDAVLEQSFRHLFGPTATPEQPRKHGVVSIAKLTAALAEYLAPEEIKEVKAAFHFSDEAHLGQYRQSGEPYITHPVAVAEICAGWKLDAQAVMAALLHDVMEDQGVTKSELAERFGPKVAELVDGLSKLDKMEFRSREEAQAENFRKMLLAMARDVRVILVKLADRLHNMRTLGAVPMEKRRRVARETLDIYAPIAHRLGLNNTYRELQDMSFANFNPHRYATLEKAVKAARGNRREVISKILEAAQRAMADAKIDAEITGREKTIYSIYRKMRDKQLSFSQVLDVYGFRVVVENPLDCYTCIGALHALYKPVPGKFKDYIAIPKINGYQSLHTTLVGPFGAPIEFQVRTRKMHEIAEAGVAAHWLYKNGGADLNDVQKRAHQWLKSLLDIQSEAGDSSEFLEHVKIDLFPDAVYVFTPKSKIMALPRGATALDFAYSIHSDLGNQCVAVKINNELLPLRTELKSGDIVEVITAPYSKPNPAWLGFVRTGKARSAIRHYLKTMRLNESVQLGERLVDQSLKGYGLALADVTPEVWEKLVQWTGNKSRQEIFADIGLGRRVAAVMAKRIEVLMSGRDADDDLPKAERHAAHHAPPVVITGTEGMSVQLSACCRPIPGDAIMGYIGIGLGMAIHTTDCRVAQRIHRRDPGRWIDVEWAPQPGRLFDVAVKALVKNTKGIFARVAADITSADANIVHIAMDEDLTHESTVLRFVIQVSDRVHLANVMRRVRTNPDVMRIMRERSTDDGAHARHDGGMRIERERQDY; encoded by the coding sequence ATGAGCACCACCCCATCGTCCGCCTCCGCGGATCCGACCACCGAAGCCACGGCACAATCGCCTGCGCGCCAGTACATCGACGCGGTCCTCGAACAGTCGTTCCGGCATCTGTTCGGGCCGACCGCCACGCCGGAGCAGCCGCGCAAGCACGGCGTCGTTTCGATCGCGAAACTGACCGCCGCGCTTGCCGAATACCTGGCGCCGGAAGAAATCAAAGAGGTCAAGGCGGCGTTCCACTTCAGCGACGAAGCCCACCTCGGTCAATATCGCCAGAGCGGCGAACCCTACATCACCCATCCTGTCGCCGTCGCGGAAATCTGCGCCGGCTGGAAGCTCGACGCGCAGGCGGTCATGGCCGCGCTGCTGCACGACGTGATGGAAGACCAGGGCGTGACCAAGAGCGAGCTGGCCGAACGGTTCGGGCCGAAGGTCGCGGAACTGGTCGACGGGCTGTCCAAGCTCGACAAGATGGAATTCCGCAGCCGCGAGGAAGCGCAGGCGGAAAACTTCCGCAAGATGCTGCTCGCGATGGCGCGCGACGTGCGGGTCATCCTCGTCAAGCTCGCCGACCGTCTGCACAACATGCGCACGCTCGGCGCGGTGCCGATGGAAAAGCGCCGCCGCGTCGCGCGCGAAACGCTCGACATCTACGCGCCGATCGCGCACCGGCTTGGTCTGAACAATACCTATCGCGAGCTGCAGGACATGAGCTTCGCGAACTTCAACCCGCATCGCTACGCGACGCTCGAGAAGGCGGTGAAGGCCGCGCGCGGCAATCGACGCGAGGTGATCAGCAAGATCCTCGAGGCCGCGCAGCGTGCGATGGCCGACGCGAAGATCGACGCCGAGATCACCGGCCGCGAAAAGACGATCTACAGCATCTACCGGAAGATGCGCGACAAGCAGCTGTCGTTCTCGCAGGTGCTCGACGTGTACGGCTTTCGCGTCGTCGTCGAGAATCCGCTCGACTGCTATACGTGCATCGGCGCGCTGCATGCGCTGTACAAGCCGGTGCCGGGCAAGTTCAAGGATTACATCGCGATCCCGAAGATCAACGGCTACCAGTCGCTGCACACGACGCTCGTCGGCCCGTTCGGCGCGCCGATCGAGTTCCAGGTGCGCACGCGCAAGATGCACGAGATCGCCGAGGCGGGCGTCGCCGCGCACTGGCTGTACAAGAACGGCGGCGCGGATCTCAACGACGTGCAGAAGCGCGCGCACCAGTGGCTGAAGTCGCTGCTCGACATCCAGAGCGAGGCCGGCGATTCGAGCGAATTCCTCGAGCACGTGAAGATCGACCTGTTCCCGGATGCGGTCTACGTGTTCACCCCGAAGTCGAAGATCATGGCGCTGCCGCGCGGCGCGACGGCGCTCGACTTCGCGTATTCGATCCACAGCGATCTCGGCAACCAGTGCGTCGCCGTGAAGATCAACAACGAGCTGCTGCCGCTGCGCACCGAGCTGAAGAGCGGCGACATCGTCGAGGTGATCACCGCGCCGTATTCGAAGCCGAATCCCGCATGGCTCGGCTTCGTGCGCACCGGCAAGGCGCGTTCGGCGATCCGTCACTACCTGAAGACGATGCGCCTGAACGAATCGGTGCAGCTCGGCGAGCGGCTCGTCGACCAGAGCCTGAAGGGCTACGGTCTCGCGCTTGCGGACGTCACGCCGGAAGTATGGGAAAAGCTCGTGCAGTGGACGGGCAACAAGAGCCGCCAGGAAATCTTCGCGGACATCGGCCTCGGCCGCCGCGTCGCCGCGGTGATGGCCAAGCGCATCGAGGTGCTGATGAGCGGCCGCGACGCGGACGACGACCTGCCGAAGGCCGAGCGTCATGCCGCGCATCATGCGCCGCCGGTCGTGATCACCGGCACCGAAGGGATGTCGGTGCAGCTGTCCGCGTGCTGCCGGCCGATTCCGGGCGACGCGATCATGGGCTATATCGGCATCGGCTTGGGGATGGCGATTCATACGACCGATTGCCGCGTTGCGCAGCGCATCCACCGGCGCGATCCGGGCCGCTGGATCGACGTCGAATGGGCGCCGCAGCCGGGGCGCCTGTTCGACGTCGCGGTGAAGGCGCTCGTGAAGAACACGAAGGGGATCTTCGCGCGCGTGGCGGCGGACATCACGTCGGCTGACGCGAACATCGTCCACATCGCGATGGACGAGGACCTCACGCACGAGTCGACGGTGCTGCGCTTCGTGATCCAGGTCAGCGACCGCGTCCACCTTGCGAACGTGATGCGGCGCGTGCGGACCAATCCGGACGTGATGCGGATCATGCGCGAGCGTTCGACCGACGACGGCGCGCATGCGCGTCACGACGGCGGGATGCGGATCGAGCGCGAGCGGCAGGACTACTGA
- a CDS encoding TonB-dependent receptor yields MSFTFAARPSRGRVALACAAAFAWPLAQAAPIDGASADPTSGATRVSADGAPSAAVPTPAPTPTGDTLTAVSVTAQRQPVDPDTPAVVESISRDRIDAHTNVNTEDALKYAPNLMVRKRYIGDRNAVFAGRDFNELQSARGLVYADGLLLSNLLGSSYAYPPRWSLIPPDDIARVDVLYGPFSALYPGNAIGSTVLLTTRRPERLEASLSTQFFTQRYRDGYGFADSLGGNHQTARIANRVGRFWFALSLDRLENNGQPMQYASPNASYNPKLGRAVPVTGAATDIGPNGRPRTIVGAQSIERTEQINETVRMGYAFTDHVDATLTLGHWENHYRQHGETFLRDAAGNPVYGGNVSIGGQNMTVAPSAFAPQRGDQENWLYALGLNARLDSGWRLSGVVSAYDVSRDVLRAASTAQGGPGTQFQGDGTDWRTLDLKAEAPELKGHTFMFGYHYDNYFLRNVTFNTADWQAGPTTSLASVYRGDTRTQALFAQDAWRFAPGWLATLGLRYERWDAYGGALGNASGTFGYADRSANALSPKAALQWDATDVWRFRLSFATGTRFPTVGEMFQGSISNNAIVNNNPNLRPEKAIDWDFTAERDVGVGVVRASVFQSDLRDSIYSQTTVSGASTVTNTSNVDRVRVRGVELAFSGQNVGLTGFDVDANVSASNAQILSDAANPAYVGSRFPRIPRMRANLLASYRFDEHWLASVGVRYSGRQFNTLDNSDVNPGVYGGTSAFTVVDLKARYRFDRHWVASVGIDNLTDRRYYVFHPYPGRTFFGELKWSL; encoded by the coding sequence ATGTCGTTCACCTTCGCCGCGCGGCCGTCGCGCGGCCGGGTCGCGCTTGCCTGCGCGGCCGCTTTCGCATGGCCGCTCGCGCAAGCGGCCCCGATCGACGGCGCGTCCGCCGATCCGACCTCCGGCGCGACGCGCGTGTCCGCCGACGGCGCGCCGTCCGCTGCCGTGCCCACGCCCGCACCCACGCCGACCGGCGACACGCTCACCGCCGTCAGCGTGACCGCGCAGCGGCAGCCCGTCGACCCCGACACGCCGGCTGTCGTCGAATCGATCTCGCGCGACCGGATCGACGCGCACACCAACGTCAACACCGAGGACGCGCTGAAGTACGCGCCGAACCTGATGGTGCGCAAGCGCTACATCGGCGACCGCAACGCGGTGTTCGCAGGTCGCGACTTCAACGAGCTGCAAAGCGCGCGCGGGCTCGTCTATGCCGACGGCTTGTTGCTGTCGAACCTGCTCGGTTCGAGCTATGCATACCCGCCGCGCTGGTCGCTGATCCCGCCCGACGACATCGCGCGGGTCGACGTGCTCTATGGCCCCTTTTCCGCGCTGTATCCGGGCAACGCGATCGGTTCGACCGTGCTGCTTACGACCCGCCGGCCGGAGCGGCTCGAGGCGTCGCTGTCGACGCAGTTCTTCACGCAGCGCTACCGCGACGGATACGGGTTCGCCGACAGCTTGGGCGGCAACCACCAGACCGCGCGGATCGCGAACCGCGTCGGCCGCTTCTGGTTCGCGCTGTCGCTCGACCGCCTCGAAAACAACGGGCAGCCGATGCAGTATGCGAGCCCGAACGCGAGCTACAACCCGAAGCTCGGCCGCGCGGTGCCGGTCACCGGCGCCGCGACCGACATCGGGCCGAACGGCAGGCCGCGCACGATCGTCGGCGCGCAGTCGATCGAGCGCACCGAGCAGATCAACGAGACGGTGCGGATGGGCTACGCGTTCACCGATCACGTCGACGCGACGCTCACGCTCGGCCACTGGGAGAACCACTACCGGCAGCACGGCGAGACCTTTCTGCGCGACGCGGCGGGCAACCCGGTGTACGGCGGCAACGTGTCGATCGGCGGGCAGAACATGACCGTTGCGCCGAGCGCATTCGCGCCGCAGCGCGGCGACCAGGAGAACTGGCTGTACGCGCTCGGGCTGAACGCGCGGCTCGATTCCGGCTGGCGGCTGTCGGGCGTCGTGTCCGCGTACGACGTGTCGCGCGACGTGCTGCGCGCGGCGTCGACCGCGCAGGGCGGCCCGGGCACGCAGTTCCAGGGCGACGGCACCGACTGGCGCACGCTCGACCTGAAGGCGGAAGCGCCGGAGCTGAAGGGGCATACCTTCATGTTCGGCTATCACTACGACAACTATTTCCTGCGCAACGTCACATTCAACACGGCTGACTGGCAGGCCGGGCCGACCACGTCGCTCGCGAGCGTCTATCGCGGCGACACGCGCACGCAGGCACTGTTCGCGCAGGACGCGTGGCGCTTCGCGCCGGGATGGCTCGCGACGCTCGGCCTGCGCTACGAGCGCTGGGACGCTTACGGCGGCGCGCTCGGCAACGCGAGCGGCACGTTCGGCTATGCGGATCGCAGCGCGAATGCGCTGTCGCCGAAGGCCGCGCTGCAGTGGGATGCGACGGACGTCTGGCGCTTTCGCCTGTCGTTCGCGACCGGCACGCGTTTTCCGACGGTCGGCGAGATGTTCCAGGGCTCGATCTCGAACAACGCGATCGTCAACAACAACCCGAACCTGCGGCCGGAAAAGGCGATCGACTGGGACTTCACGGCCGAGCGCGACGTCGGCGTCGGCGTCGTGCGCGCGAGCGTGTTCCAGAGCGACCTGCGCGATTCGATCTACAGCCAGACGACGGTGTCGGGCGCGTCGACGGTCACAAACACCTCGAACGTCGATCGCGTTCGCGTGCGCGGCGTCGAACTGGCGTTCAGCGGCCAGAACGTCGGGCTGACAGGGTTCGACGTCGATGCGAACGTGTCGGCGAGCAATGCGCAGATCCTGTCCGACGCGGCGAATCCTGCGTATGTCGGCTCGCGGTTTCCACGCATTCCGCGCATGCGCGCGAATCTGCTCGCGTCGTACCGCTTCGACGAGCACTGGCTCGCGAGCGTCGGCGTTCGCTATTCCGGGCGTCAGTTCAACACGCTCGACAACAGCGACGTGAATCCGGGCGTCTACGGCGGCACCAGCGCGTTCACGGTCGTCGACCTGAAGGCGCGCTACCGCTTCGACCGGCACTGGGTCGCGTCGGTCGGCATCGACAACCTGACGGACCGCCGCTACTACGTGTTCCACCCGTATCCGGGCCGTACTTTCTTTGGAGAGCTGAAATGGTCGCTGTGA
- a CDS encoding chorismate mutase: MKQAIRASLAVATLGVAFLSAPPAARADGDDTALTNLVALASQRLALAEPVARWKWANGKPIEDRPREAALLASVEKRATQAGIDPAFARRFFEDQIAASKDVQNALFATWRATRPPEGTPPDLATSTRPKLDRLTQKMLAALAQAAPVRDAPDCQARLARSIANWKALTRYDSTRTQALGTALSHVCAAGGASAIG, encoded by the coding sequence ATGAAACAAGCCATTCGTGCCAGCCTCGCTGTCGCCACGCTGGGTGTCGCATTCCTTTCGGCGCCGCCCGCAGCGCGCGCAGACGGCGACGATACGGCGCTGACCAATCTCGTCGCGCTTGCCTCTCAGCGCCTCGCGCTCGCCGAGCCGGTCGCGCGCTGGAAATGGGCGAACGGCAAGCCGATCGAGGATCGCCCGCGTGAAGCGGCGCTGCTCGCGTCCGTCGAGAAGCGCGCGACGCAGGCCGGCATCGATCCGGCATTCGCCCGACGGTTCTTCGAGGACCAGATCGCGGCCAGCAAGGACGTGCAGAACGCGCTGTTCGCGACGTGGCGGGCCACCCGGCCGCCCGAAGGCACGCCGCCCGATCTCGCGACCAGCACACGCCCGAAGCTCGACCGGCTCACGCAGAAGATGCTGGCCGCGCTCGCGCAAGCCGCGCCGGTACGCGACGCACCGGATTGCCAGGCGCGGCTCGCGCGCAGCATCGCCAACTGGAAGGCGCTGACGCGCTACGATTCGACGCGTACGCAGGCGCTCGGCACCGCGCTGTCTCATGTGTGCGCGGCGGGCGGCGCAAGCGCGATCGGCTGA
- the rpoZ gene encoding DNA-directed RNA polymerase subunit omega, producing the protein MARITVEDCLKQIPNRFELALAATYRARQLAQGHTPKIESRDKPTVVALREIAAGQVGLEMLKKVPV; encoded by the coding sequence ATGGCTCGCATTACCGTCGAAGACTGCCTGAAGCAAATCCCGAACCGCTTCGAACTGGCGCTCGCCGCCACCTATCGCGCGCGGCAGCTCGCGCAAGGCCATACGCCGAAGATCGAAAGCCGCGACAAGCCGACGGTCGTCGCGCTGCGCGAGATCGCGGCCGGCCAGGTCGGCCTCGAGATGCTGAAGAAGGTGCCGGTCTAA
- a CDS encoding DUF2946 domain-containing protein gives MKRTTRWIGLVWLALVLNVLSPVVGYARVAASGSGALPLELCSAAGAHRVVFAPSADEQGAASFDHAGVPHCVYCPGFASNVALATSVPVLPGFVRAFAYRAVAPVVPDRPGQPIRLAQPRAPPEIVPI, from the coding sequence ATGAAACGAACGACGCGATGGATCGGCCTCGTCTGGCTGGCGCTGGTACTGAACGTACTGTCGCCCGTCGTCGGCTACGCGCGCGTCGCGGCGAGCGGTTCCGGCGCGCTTCCGCTCGAGCTGTGCAGTGCGGCCGGCGCCCACCGCGTCGTGTTCGCACCGTCCGCCGACGAGCAGGGCGCGGCGTCGTTCGATCATGCGGGCGTGCCGCATTGCGTGTACTGCCCGGGCTTCGCGTCGAACGTCGCGCTCGCCACCAGCGTGCCTGTCTTGCCCGGCTTCGTGCGCGCGTTCGCCTACCGGGCCGTCGCACCTGTCGTGCCCGATCGTCCCGGGCAGCCTATCCGACTCGCGCAGCCGCGCGCGCCGCCTGAAATCGTCCCGATCTGA
- a CDS encoding porin has translation MKKTLIVAALAGIPATAAHAQSSVTLYGLIDAGITYTNNQGGHSAWQQSTGSVNGSRWGLRGAEDLGGGLKAIFTLENGFGINNGTLKQNGREFGRQAFVGLSHSVYGSVTLGRQYDSVVDYLGPLSLTGTQYGGTQFAHPFDNDNLNNSFRINNAVKYQSANYNGLKFGALYGFSNSSNFANNRAYSVGASYSFMGFNVAAAYMQLNNNVNGLAQAVSDPGAVAGDWTFAASRQRTWGAGLNYSFGPATAGFVFTQTRLTDSAGISAGQSGVSRGIALAGGTRFNNYEINGRYALTPALSLAGSYTYTDGRIVGQSPKWHQFNLQAAYALSKRTDFYLQGEYQRVNADGLAIGANINGLGSASSTNKQIAVTAGMRHRF, from the coding sequence ATGAAAAAGACGCTGATCGTTGCCGCATTGGCCGGCATTCCCGCGACCGCCGCGCACGCGCAAAGCAGCGTCACGCTGTACGGCCTGATCGACGCCGGCATCACGTACACGAATAACCAGGGCGGCCACAGCGCCTGGCAGCAATCGACCGGCTCGGTCAACGGCAGCCGCTGGGGCCTGCGCGGCGCCGAAGACCTCGGCGGCGGCCTGAAGGCGATCTTCACGTTGGAAAACGGCTTCGGCATCAATAACGGCACGCTCAAGCAGAACGGCCGCGAATTCGGCCGTCAGGCATTCGTCGGGCTCTCGCACAGCGTGTACGGCTCGGTCACGCTGGGCCGCCAGTACGACAGCGTCGTCGACTATCTCGGCCCGCTGTCGCTGACCGGCACGCAATACGGCGGCACCCAGTTCGCGCACCCGTTCGACAACGACAACCTGAACAACTCGTTCCGGATCAACAACGCGGTCAAGTACCAGAGCGCGAACTACAACGGCCTGAAGTTCGGCGCGTTGTACGGCTTCTCGAATTCGAGCAATTTCGCGAACAACCGCGCGTACAGCGTCGGCGCGTCGTACAGCTTCATGGGCTTCAACGTCGCGGCCGCATACATGCAGTTGAACAACAACGTGAACGGACTGGCGCAGGCGGTCAGCGATCCCGGCGCAGTCGCGGGCGACTGGACGTTCGCGGCCAGCCGTCAGCGCACCTGGGGCGCGGGCCTGAACTACTCGTTCGGCCCGGCAACGGCCGGTTTCGTGTTCACGCAGACGCGCCTCACCGATTCGGCCGGCATCAGCGCCGGACAGTCGGGTGTGTCGCGCGGCATCGCGCTCGCGGGCGGCACCCGCTTCAACAACTATGAAATCAACGGCCGCTATGCGCTGACGCCGGCACTGTCGCTCGCCGGCTCGTACACGTACACCGACGGGCGCATCGTCGGCCAGTCGCCGAAATGGCACCAATTCAACCTGCAGGCCGCCTACGCGTTGTCTAAGCGCACCGACTTCTATCTGCAGGGCGAATACCAGCGCGTCAACGCGGACGGCTTGGCGATCGGCGCGAACATCAACGGACTCGGCAGCGCGTCGTCGACGAACAAGCAAATCGCCGTCACCGCGGGTATGCGCCACCGCTTCTGA
- a CDS encoding exonuclease domain-containing protein — protein MSDLYPSDPASEQPLVFVDLETTGGSSAEHRITEIGVVEIGPLGVSTWTSLVNPGQPIPPFIQQLTGISDAMVRDAPSFASLAPALFERLDGKLFVAHNASFDRGFLRAEFERIGLAFNPDVLCTVRLSRALFPRESRHGLDALIQRHGLVPSARHRALADADLLWQFWRQLHETVPLERLRDQITRTTRHFRLAGGLTEAWLDTAPAGCGAYALFGEADEPLYVGRSVRVRQRLRALLTGERRSSKELRLAQQVRRVEWRETGNELGAMLAEAQWIARLRPAYNRRPTAAAVRAGDAPWPFDGAVAFEAHGERRLFHVIEGWRYLGAVETLDAAARLAADGTDGAFEPHTQRLLQTYLARGLQLIPLAAFAAAD, from the coding sequence ATGTCCGACCTTTATCCGTCCGATCCTGCCAGCGAACAGCCGCTCGTCTTCGTCGACCTCGAAACCACCGGCGGCTCGTCCGCCGAGCACCGCATCACCGAAATCGGCGTGGTCGAAATCGGCCCGCTCGGCGTGTCGACGTGGACCTCGCTCGTCAATCCCGGGCAGCCGATTCCTCCGTTCATTCAGCAACTGACCGGCATTTCGGATGCGATGGTGCGCGATGCGCCGTCGTTCGCATCGCTCGCGCCCGCGCTGTTCGAGCGGCTAGACGGCAAGCTGTTCGTCGCACACAACGCCAGCTTCGACCGCGGGTTCCTCCGCGCCGAGTTCGAGCGCATCGGGCTGGCATTCAATCCCGACGTCCTGTGCACCGTGCGCTTGTCGCGCGCGCTGTTCCCGCGCGAATCGCGGCACGGGCTCGACGCGCTGATCCAGCGGCACGGACTCGTGCCGTCCGCGCGGCACCGGGCGCTCGCGGATGCCGACCTGCTGTGGCAGTTCTGGCGCCAGTTGCACGAGACCGTGCCGCTCGAGCGGTTGCGCGACCAGATCACCCGTACGACCCGCCATTTCCGTCTGGCGGGCGGACTGACCGAGGCGTGGCTCGACACCGCGCCGGCGGGATGCGGCGCCTATGCGTTGTTCGGCGAAGCGGACGAACCGCTCTATGTCGGGCGCAGCGTGCGGGTGCGGCAGCGGCTGCGTGCACTGCTGACCGGCGAGCGGCGCTCGTCGAAGGAACTGCGGCTCGCCCAGCAGGTACGGCGCGTCGAGTGGCGGGAGACCGGTAACGAACTCGGCGCGATGCTCGCCGAAGCGCAGTGGATTGCGCGCCTGCGCCCGGCATACAACCGGCGACCCACGGCTGCGGCCGTACGTGCCGGTGATGCGCCGTGGCCGTTCGACGGTGCGGTTGCGTTCGAGGCGCACGGCGAGCGCCGGCTGTTCCACGTGATCGAAGGCTGGCGCTACCTCGGCGCGGTGGAGACGCTCGACGCAGCCGCGCGGCTCGCGGCGGACGGCACGGACGGCGCGTTCGAGCCCCATACGCAGCGTCTGTTGCAGACCTATCTCGCGCGCGGCCTCCAATTGATCCCGCTGGCGGCGTTCGCGGCAGCCGACTGA